In Gadus chalcogrammus isolate NIFS_2021 chromosome 1, NIFS_Gcha_1.0, whole genome shotgun sequence, the sequence AAACAAATATAGATGAATGTAAGCTACGATTATGTACATTTGAACGTGTGATATTTCAACATGTTCTGGAGTTTAACTTAATATTTAGTAAACGGGGCTGACTCTCCCACCAAAACAAATGTAATCATTCTCAGAAAATGAGATTACCAAAATTACAACCAATGGGCtcatttttctaaattaaaCTGGATTCCAGTTAATTTCCACCAAGTCGTCAAGCAGTGGAAAGTGTTGATTTCGGTCAATCTGAAGAAAGCAGAACAGAATGCTAGGTGCTGATTGGTTGGTATCTGGCGGTGTAAGCGtggcgggggggtgggtggggtaaaggggtggggtggggcgaAGCGGGGAGGAACACACTGTCACTGGTGAGCTGGCACTGTAAGCAAAGCCTCCTTTGACCTCCGCGACACCTCTACGTTCTGTACAGCGATAGAGATAACATACAGAGAACACAGGGGAAGGGGGTCAACCAACACATCGGAGGCAAGACGTCTACACTGCATGCCGGGACCACTAGGACACAATATGTGCAATGTGAAATGGATCGTTACTTGACTTTGAAGGATATAATACAATTGTGTTATAAAACTCTactgcccaaaaaaaaaagcaccggCATTACCATGTATTCTGCCTGCttagacaattaacaaagcCCCGTTATTCCCCGTTGGATTTCGATAGTTTCTTCGAAAAATTATTTAAAGCCATCGTTAAGAGCTCAGCGTTGACTCAATTTTTAACAGTAAAGCAATTGAAGTGGCACTATAGTCCAAGCACCTCTGAGCTAGAGTCTGTTGCGTCCCCTTCTGTGTGAGATTAGCCCCTTAGTCCAACACTAGGACATTCTACATTTGATTAATCTGCCTGGCTACAATTTATTTTCAATCTAAGAATTACTCCATCTAAAACATGTGTAGTGTTTATTTTGACAGCTGCTTGCTGCATTTGTCCCTCCTTTGTCACAGCAAATCCCCATCCCTTAAGTTTGCAAAATAAGAGTTTAGTGTAGGCCCTAATATATTGTATAACCcacctctggtctctctctgtgggtgtTGACTGCCTCCGCACTGAGGCAGATGGACTCCACTTTACAACCTGAGGGGACAAGAGTCAGAACAAGGGCTGCACAATAGAAATATATGAAAATACAATTCTGCGCAGAAAACAAAGTCTTACCGTAGGCAACTGGTGTTAGTTTGAGCACAGTGTGCAGCGGGCACTTCAGGTATGGCAACTCTTCTAGTTCAAAACAAAAGAACAGTAGAgtttaatgaatgaaacaacTTAATCCAAAATGGTTTCCACTTCTTCATTCCCAGTTAAAGATGCTTTGAATAATATTGTCCAGTAGGCAACCCCTGCTTAGTGgttttaatatattaataccTTTTAACAGACCAAAAGGAAATAGGGTCTGGGCAAACAGCGCTATAAGAAAGAAGATGCAAACGGTGTGCACTCTAAGTGTCAGAGTCCTGACCTGCCGTCTTGTCCAGAAAGTAGGCGAGCAGGCAGCGCATGACGGCCTGGTGACAGATGACCAGAACGTTCTCCTGCCTCTCCAGCTCCATGATGGCCGGCTCCAGACGCTGCACCAGGTCTTCATAGGACTGGAGtggagaggtcaggggtcatgatTACAGACAGACCCATACGACTGGAGGGGTAgggttacagacagacagacggacccaTGCGACTGGAGGGGTAgggttacagacagacagacagacccatgCGACTGGAGGGGTAgggttacagacagacagacagacccatgCGACTGGAGGGGTAgggttacagacagacagacggacccaTGCGACTGGAGGGGTAgggttacagacagacagaaagacccATGCGACTGGAGGGGATCAgggttacagacagacagatggatattAAACGTTACAACTACAATCGGAACTGTTTCACAGTCCTGTGAGGAGTCGACCATTCCTCACAGGAATGGTTACAGTTGGGATGGGTGCAATGTCATCGTGTGTCATCGATATCAATGTGCCAATAAGGCGTCAGCTTTCCTTATCGAGTGCGCCTCCATATGCCACTCGATTTAAAACCACCTATTCAATTGAGtcattaaaataatgaaaaatcGCGGTACTGAATGGCCCGGTCGATCTGGTGTACACATTTAAACATGCAAAGTCTGCCTCAACACTTCAGGCATTTGCTGCAGCTTTCattaatttttaatttaaatgtattctCTTACCATCTTATATTTGTATTTCCCCTGTTACCTTGTGTTTCAATGGTGCTACATATATAACCTTGCCTTGCGTTAATATCACACACCCTAAGGCACACCAAAGACGACAATTCATTCACAACTACTCATTCCCTTTCACAACAACAAGGGCGTATACCTTGTGTGTGCAAAGGGCAAACCTTTGACAATAAACGAGTTGAAGTGATAAGAGTATGTCCCACCTCTCCTTTAGGGTAGCGGTAGCGGTATTTGTCCTGGTCCCTCAGGGCAAACTCCAGAGGATGGCTCTCCTGGATCTCCTCATACATcatctcctcacacacaccctggggagacacacacacacacacacaacactcacttGTTAGAGCCATTTTTGGTTTGATATGATGTTtgatttattaattaatatacaAGATGGTTTGGGCTTGGTTATTTGacttaaatgtttgttttatctGTTTTCATTtagtaaaaacatattttgcatTTGACATGTTGGGGACGCCGTATTTGGAGGAATGAAGCGCACCTGTGGGTATTTAGGAGAAGAGCCACAGGTGAATAGGCAGACGGGAAGCGGTACAGTTTTTAAACCGCTCAGTGACAGCTCTTTTGATATATGTGAAAAAGGTTTATGTTGATCCTCATGTTTCCTTTTTGCTTTCGGTTAAATAAATACCACGAAGCCAAGACGGACGATCCCTGCCTTTTATTTTTGAAGCGAAGGGACCGAAAGGACAGTGAACAATTGTGATTGAACAACTAAATATGTCACGACACTCACTCGTTAAACCCCTTAGCGATGGTCAGCTCTGCTCTAGTCTAGTAGTGACTAGACATGGTGACGGTGGCTCACTTACTGCATCGATCTCGTTGAGGACCTTCCACTGTTCGTAGGGGACGTCGAGGGCCTCGGCCGTCTGGATGGTCCTCTTCATCTGGCTGGTCCACACCTTCAGATCACTGATGCCCTGCGCCGCGATGAACTGGCTCAGCAGCTTGGCAAACTGTACCcgagggaaaaagagagaacAACACGATCACGAGGCATTCTACTCAGTTCAATTCTTCTCACGTTAAAAAGGTGTCGAGCTTTTGGATCCCAGTgtgtttagagctaaatggggGTCCGCACTCCAGCCAAGTGCAGGTTAAGCTTTTCCTGCTCCTCAAAACAGAACTGGTGGTTTAAAAACAATAACCCAGTCATTCAACATGCATGGAAACCCATCAGGAAGGACACAGTTGTTTCAAAAGAGCCCTATAACACCATCTGTGTACCTCTTTAAAGGGCCCTATAACACCATATGTGTACCTCTTTAAAGGGCCCTATAACACCATCTGTGTACCTCTTTATAGGGCCCTATAACACCATCTGTGTACCTCTTTAAAGGGCCCTATAACACCATCTGTGTACCTCTTTATAGGGCCCTATAACACCATCTGTGTACCTCTTTCCCCCGGGCAGAGAGGCCTGAGTCACCCCCGATGCGGCCCTTGATGTTGAGCTCGCTCTCCCCATGGCGACACAGGTAGATACTGCGAGGCGTGATGTGGATGTTCATCAGGTAGTAGACG encodes:
- the pfkfb4a gene encoding 6-phosphofructo-2-kinase/fructose-2,6-bisphosphatase 4a isoform X3 — translated: MMRGSSRCKHTQNLARTVCMTNCPTLIVTVGLPARGKTYISKKLTRYLNWIGVPTREFNVGQYRRDYMKIYKSFEFFRPDNEEGLKIRQHCASAALNDVRQYLSDEGGQVAVFDATNTTRERRMTIFQFAKQNGFKVFFVESVCEDPHVIQENIVQVKLGSPDYTNCNTEEAVSDFMKRIQCYENSYQTLDEVLDRDLSYIKIMDVGRRYLVNRVLDHIQSRIVYYLMNIHITPRSIYLCRHGESELNIKGRIGGDSGLSARGKEFAKLLSQFIAAQGISDLKVWTSQMKRTIQTAEALDVPYEQWKVLNEIDAGVCEEMMYEEIQESHPLEFALRDQDKYRYRYPKGESYEDLVQRLEPAIMELERQENVLVICHQAVMRCLLAYFLDKTAEELPYLKCPLHTVLKLTPVAYGCKVESICLSAEAVNTHRERPEIDRNQHFPLLDDLVEINWNPV
- the pfkfb4a gene encoding 6-phosphofructo-2-kinase/fructose-2,6-bisphosphatase 4a isoform X4; this translates as MMRGSSRCKHTQNLARTVCMTNCPTLIVTVGLPARGKTYISKKLTRYLNWIGVPTREFNVGQYRRDYMKIYKSFEFFRPDNEEGLKIRQHCASAALNDVRQYLSDEGGQVAVFDATNTTRERRMTIFQFAKQNGFKVFFVESVCEDPHVIQENIVQVKLGSPDYTNCNTEEAVSDFMKRIQCYENSYQTLDEVLDRDLSYIKIMDVGRRYLVNRVLDHIQSRIVYYLMNIHITPRSIYLCRHGESELNIKGRIGGDSGLSARGKEFAKLLSQFIAAQGISDLKVWTSQMKRTIQTAEALDVPYEQWKVLNEIDAGVCEEMMYEEIQESHPLEFALRDQDKYRYRYPKGESYEDLVQRLEPAIMELERQENVLVICHQAVMRCLLAYFLDKTAEELPYLKCPLHTVLKLTPVAYGCKVESICLSAEAVNTHRERPENVEVSRRSKEALLTVPAHQ